In Syntrophorhabdaceae bacterium, a genomic segment contains:
- a CDS encoding type II toxin-antitoxin system HicB family antitoxin has product MSKQRGKIGGNMSARPAKDFTITFRVDICVEEDGPSFYAYCPVLKGIHVDGETKEEALDNAKVAVELYIQSLIKHNKPIPLEVVEAPQEEQSSTLCPAQQRHTEEVRIAI; this is encoded by the coding sequence ATGAGCAAGCAGAGGGGAAAAATAGGGGGAAACATGTCAGCGCGTCCTGCTAAGGATTTTACGATTACATTTAGAGTAGATATTTGCGTTGAAGAGGACGGACCATCTTTTTATGCTTATTGCCCCGTCCTTAAGGGCATCCATGTAGATGGTGAAACGAAAGAGGAAGCCTTAGATAACGCTAAAGTGGCAGTTGAACTCTATATACAATCCTTAATAAAGCACAACAAACCCATTCCGCTGGAAGTCGTAGAGGCACCACAAGAAGAACAGTCCTCCACCTTGTGCCCAGCCCAACAAAGACATACAGAGGAAGTGCGGATAGCGATATAA
- a CDS encoding IS1 family transposase, with protein MNRLNKDKQAQILAVLVEGNSLRATARICNVAFNTVLKFVPEIGKACAEFQDKALRNLPCKRIQCDEIWSFCYAKEKNVPEDKKGQFGYGDVWTWTALDADTKLMVSWLVADRGAGAAMEFISDLSERLQDKVQLTTDGHKMYLNAVEYAFGGDIDYAMLIKLYGNEGQQGDTRYSPAICTGAEKKVICGRPDKEHVSTSYVERQNLTMRMSMRRFTRLTNAFSKKAENHAHAVALHFMHYNFCRIHKTLRVTPAMAAGVTERVWEIRDIVDLLN; from the coding sequence ATGAACAGGCTAAACAAAGACAAGCAAGCTCAGATATTGGCGGTTCTTGTTGAGGGTAACAGCCTTCGGGCTACGGCAAGAATATGTAACGTAGCCTTTAATACCGTTCTTAAGTTTGTCCCTGAGATCGGCAAAGCCTGTGCGGAGTTTCAAGACAAGGCATTGCGCAATCTGCCCTGTAAACGGATTCAATGTGACGAGATATGGTCCTTCTGTTATGCCAAAGAGAAGAACGTGCCCGAAGACAAGAAGGGCCAGTTTGGGTATGGGGATGTATGGACATGGACAGCCCTGGACGCCGATACAAAGCTTATGGTTTCATGGCTTGTTGCTGATCGTGGAGCGGGCGCGGCAATGGAATTTATAAGTGACCTTTCCGAACGTCTACAGGATAAGGTGCAGCTTACCACAGACGGCCACAAGATGTACCTTAACGCCGTCGAGTATGCCTTCGGTGGCGATATAGACTATGCCATGCTTATAAAGCTCTACGGCAACGAAGGTCAACAAGGAGACACAAGGTATAGCCCCGCTATCTGTACTGGTGCTGAGAAGAAAGTAATATGCGGTAGGCCCGACAAAGAGCATGTATCTACGAGCTATGTAGAGCGGCAAAACCTTACAATGCGTATGAGTATGAGAAGGTTTACCCGGCTTACTAATGCCTTTTCAAAGAAAGCAGAGAACCATGCTCACGCCGTGGCCCTTCATTTCATGCATTATAACTTTTGCCGGATTCATAAGACCTTGAGAGTTACCCCGGCAATGGCGGCGGGAGTTACGGAGCGTGTGTGGGAGATAAGAGATATTGTTGATTTACTTAATTAA